From Triticum aestivum cultivar Chinese Spring chromosome 4A, IWGSC CS RefSeq v2.1, whole genome shotgun sequence, a single genomic window includes:
- the LOC123088512 gene encoding uncharacterized protein isoform X1 — protein sequence MSSEAPKNMRTVYSREFLISIGESDRCKNLPPGVNLSLLNELQEASSVAYERGNRGQYTTPLGRSDGSGGYTYSSRGGSSGGRWDTRSTGSSDREGDFPDRDSLTQDRNNGTQYKRTWQKVEHDGLLGSGGFPRPSGYAGPPAAKDRGNAPQPNRTAERYQPPRPYKAGPLSRKDVDSMNDETFGSFECSNDDRAEEEKKRRASFELMRKEQHKSLQEKKSGPGDDIMTMLQNSTENLGSATNSGKPDGIVPSVYQDTTKTSSVLPAPAARPLVPPGFSNAVVEKKVQSQSSNIALEPKAHIPAREDKLPTIVQFSSQVEGNQSATDIASSNKKKGISDNIGVHQKHTLPSGGVSSSTEFVPKILKGTEEWEADAMDDKYSIEKQGMPKNGGSAGKDNSISILEEFFGNALSKGSGNLPTYVESQQLNTGADMMASSVPESSKFARWFRDEDSKPSEDLPSKSLLSMIVNNDKPGPQNIAPGPTLSDGAIHQNLSSKLTTDKFDASSRLLPFPSPAPAGGIQEQYRHAAIPEPAPVMMTCEDLEQAMLAQVASNSGSTQKSAVQRHQAVLDEPAAKQKVAVDNHASHHLLSLLQKGTDSKGSSPFGFHIGSADEPQSSDVNAMANGGIYGTVPSNKTETVPINKTETIPASGKSVTLEALFGAAFMNELHSKDAPVSIRGSAFSHEGYYPGEEALTFNSNEGGDPFKEPRTGIEYRNTSFSGPSQGTSFDKNGLEINLPEEDSLFTMNDSFGVRKPDMLPSLRSGRVEVQLPEKAVDDLNYKLQGLVPGDVEPAQVLGPDALGPRSHEQRYQVESQNLYHLLQGGRQPALAPRPMLDHVGNRSQQAPFDMPQAIRHDPRRSFPPNMNPMQHTLNAPGVPHVDPAAHHLMLQRMSGSFPAEGLPRGVLPSQPVHQAAGYRPEMNNVNNFHMHPRQPSYGDFGLMPPGPSGPEVRGNHPDAFERLMQMELTARSKQIHPAMAGPVPGGGMYGPELDMNLRYR from the exons aTGAGCTCCGAGGCCCCCAA GAACATGAGGACGGTCTACTCGAGGGAGTTCCTGATCTCGATCGGCGAGTCGGACCGCTGCAAGAACCTGCCCCCCGGCGTCAACCTGTCGCTCCTCAA CGAGCTGCAGGAGGCGTCGTCGGTGGCGTACGAGAGGGGCAACAGGGGCCAGTACACGACGCCCCTGGGAAGGTCCGACGGGTCCGGGGGTTACACTTACTCGTCGCGTGGCGGGAGCTCCGGCGGAAGGTGGGACACTCGCTCGACGGGGTCGAGTGACCGGGAAGGAGACTTTCCTGACCGCGACTCGCTGACGCAGG ATAGGAATAATGGAACCCAATACAAACGCACTTGGCAAAAAGTAGAACATGATGGCCTGCTGGGAAGCGGTGGATTCCCTAGACCATCAGGATATGCAGGGCCGCCGGCGGCCAAGGATCGTGGGAATGCGCCTCAGCCAAACAGGACAGCTGAGCGCTATCAGCCACCACGCCCTTACAAG GCTGGACCTCTTTCACGAAAAGATGTTGACTCAATGAATGATGAAACATTTGGGTCTTTTGAATGCTCAAATGACGATAGAGCAGAAGAAGAAAAGAAACGAAGAG CATCATTTGAATTGATGAGGAAAGAGCAACATAAATCTCTGCAAGAAAAGAAGAGTGGTCCTGGTGATGACATCATGACGATGTTACAGAATTCTACTGAAAACTTAGGTTCCGCAACTAACAGTGGGAAGCCAGATGGAATAGTGCCCTCAGTTTATCAAGATACCACTAAAACATCTTCAGTTCTACCAGCTCCTGCGGCGAGGCCACTTGTCCCGCCTGGTTTCTCAAATGCAGTTGTGGAGAAAAAGGTTCAGTCCCAGTCGTCCAACATTGCACTTGAACCAAAG GCTCACATTCCTGCTAGAGAGGATAAATTACCGACTATTGTGCAATTTAGTAGCCAAGTAGAGGGAAACCAGTCAGCAACAGACATCGCCTCAAGCAACAAAAAGAAGGGCATTTCTGACAACATTGGTGTACATCAAAAGCACACACTTCCATCTGGAGGCGTTTCCTCTTCAACTGAATTTGTTCCTAAAATTCTGAAAGGAACTGAGGAGTGGGAAGCTGATGCAATGGATGATAAGTACTCCATTGAGAAACAGGGCATGCCAAAAAATGGTGGTTCAGCTGGGAAGGACAATTCAATCTCAATCTTGGAAGAGTTCTTTGGCAACGCATTGTCAAAAGGCAGTGGCAATTTACCGACATATGTTGAG AGTCAACAGCTGAATACGGGTGCTGATATGATGGCCTCTTCTGTACCAGAATCATCCAAATTTGCTCGCTGGTTTCGTGATGAAG ATTCAAAACCTTCAGAGGACTTGCCATCAAAGAGCCTGCTCTCCATGATTGTGAACAATGACAAACCAGGCCCACAAAACATAGCCCCTGGTCCAACATTGTCTGATGGTGCTATTCATCAGAATTTATCATCAAAATTAACTACCGATAAATTCGATGCTTCATCAAGGCTACTACCATTTCCATCTCCTGCACCTGCTGGTGGTATCCAGGAACAGTACAGGCATGCTGCTATCCCAGAGCCAGCTCCAGTTATGATGACATGTGAGGATCTTGAGCAGGCGATGCTGGCACAGGTTGCTAGCAACAGCGGTTCTACTCAGAAGAGTGCTGTACAGAGGCATCAGGCTGTTTTGGATGAGCCAGCCGCCAAGCAGAAAGTAGCTGTAGACAATCATGCATCACACCATCTTCTTTCATTATTACAGAAGGGAACAGATAGCAAGGGGTCATCTCCGTTTGGTTTCCACATAGGATCAGCTGATGAACCACAGAGTTCTGATGTAAATGCCATGGCCAATGGTGGTATATATGGAACTGTTCCGAGTAACAAAACTGAAACTGTTCCGATTAACAAAACTGAGACTATTCCTGCTTCAGGGAAGAGCGTGACCTTGGAAGCATTATTCGGGGCTGCATTTATGAATGAGCTCCATTCCAAGGATGCACCAGTTTCTATTCGGGGATCTGCATTCAGTCATGAAGGGTACTACCCTGGTGAAGAGGCTCTGACCTTTAACAGCAATGAAGGCGGAGATCCTTTTAAAGAACCAAGAACCGGGATAGAGTACAGGAATACATCATTCAGTGGTCCAAGTCAGGGTACTAGCTTTGACAAGAATGGGTTGGAAATTAATCTGCCTGAGGAAGACAGTTTGTTTACAATGAATGACTCTTTCGGTGTTCGAAAGCCTGATATGTTGCCATCACTGAGATCCGGTAGGGTGGAGGTGCAATTACCTGAGAAGGCAGTTGATGATCTTAACTATAAGCTTCAAGGCCTTGTGCCTGGTGATGTAGAACCTGCTCAAGTACTTGGTCCTGATGCTCTGGGGCCTCGTTCCCATGAACAGCGTTATCAGGTCGAGTCCCAGAATCTTTACCATCTTCTACAGGGTGGCAGGCAACCTGCACTGGCTCCTCGGCCGATGCTGGATCACGTTGGTAACAGGAGTCAGCAAGCCCCATTTGACATGCCACAAGCGATACGGCATGATCCCCGCCGTTCTTTCCCACCTAACATGAATCCTATGCAACACACACTAAATGCTCCAGGGGTCCCTCATGTGGATCCTGCTGCCCATCATCTTATGCTGCAGCGCATGAGTGGAAGCTTTCCAGCAGAAGGCTTGCCAAGAGGTGTTCTGCCATCTCAGCCTGTGCATCAGGCGGCTGGTTATAGACCTGAGATGAACAATGTAAATAATTTCCATATGCACCCTCGCCAGCCCAGCTATGGAGACTTTGGGTTGATGCCGCCAG GTCCATCGGGTCCAGAGGTGCGAGGCAACCACCCAGACGCCTTCGAGAGGCTGATGCAGATGGAGCTCACAGCCAGATCAAAGCAGATACACCCAGCCATGGCCGGCCCTGTACCAGGCGGCGGAATGTACGGGCCCGAGCTCGACATGAACCTGAGATACAGATGA
- the LOC123088513 gene encoding putative septum site-determining protein minD homolog, chloroplastic — MAFPPRLLLPPRPPSPSPAPARASARPSGGGGRTAPELSGPTPRVVVVTSGKGGVGKTTTTANLAASLARLGLPVVAVDADAGLRNLDLLLGLENRVNLTAADVLAGDCRLDQALVRHRSLRGLHLLCLSKPRSKLPLAFGSKTLTWVADALRRGADPPAFILIDCPAGVDAGFVTAIAPAEEAVLVTTPDITALRDADRVAGLLECDGIKDIKIIVNRVRPDLVRGEDMMSALDVQEMLGLPLLGVVPEDSEVIRSTNRGVPLVLTDPPTPAGLALEQATWRLVERDAMTAVMVEEQERPKKKGGFFSFFGG; from the exons aTGGCGTTCCCGCCGCGGCTCCTGCTGCCGCCCCGGcccccctcgccctcgcccgcacCGGCGCGGGCCTCCGCGCGGCCCAGCGGCGGCGGGGGGCGGACGGCGCCGGAGCTGTCGGGCCCGACGCCGCGGGTGGTGGTGGTGACCTCCGGCAAGGGCGGCGTGGGGaagaccaccaccacggccaacCTGGCGGCCTCCCTGGCGCGGCTCGGGCTCCCCGTGGTGGCCGTGGACGCCGACGCCGGCCTCCGGAACCTCGACCTGCTGCTGGGGCTGGAGAACCGGGTGAACCTGACCGCCGCCGACGTGCTCGCCGGGGACTGCCGCCTCGACCAGGCCCTCGTCCGCCACCGCTCCCTCCGGGGCCTCCACCTGCTCTGCCTCTCCAAGCCCCGCTCCAAGCTGCCCCTCGCCTTCGGCTCCAAGACCCTCACCTGGGTcgccgacgccctccgccgcggcGCCGACCCGCCCGCCTTCATCCTCATCGACTGCCCCGCAG GTGTTGATGCCGGGTTTGTCACAGCCATAGCCCCTGCAGAAGAGGCGGTGCTTGTCACCACTCCCGACATCACGGCACTCCGTGATGCAGACCGCGTCGCGGGGCTGCTGGAGTGCGACGGCATCAAGGACATCAAGATCATTGTGAACAGAGTGCGGCCGGACCTGGTGAGGGGGGAGGACATGATGTCAGCTCTTGACGTGCAAGAAATGCTCGGGTTGCCTCTGCTAGGCGTTGTGCCGGAAGATTCAGAGGTAATCCGCAGCACAAACAGGGGCGTGCCGTTGGTGCTGACGGACCCGCCCACGCCCGCGGGCCTCGCCCTGGAGCAGGCGACGTGGCGTCTGGTGGAGCGGGACGCGATGACGGCCGTCATGGTCGAGGAGCAGGAGcggcccaagaagaagggcggcttcttctccttcttcggcGGGTGA
- the LOC123088512 gene encoding uncharacterized protein isoform X2: protein MSSEAPKNMRTVYSREFLISIGESDRCKNLPPGVNLSLLNELQEASSVAYERGNRGQYTTPLGRSDGSGGYTYSSRGGSSGGRWDTRSTGSSDREGDFPDRDSLTQDRNNGTQYKRTWQKVEHDGLLGSGGFPRPSGYAGPPAAKDRGNAPQPNRTAERYQPPRPYKAGPLSRKDVDSMNDETFGSFECSNDDRAEEEKKRRASFELMRKEQHKSLQEKKSGPGDDIMTMLQNSTENLGSATNSGKPDGIVPSVYQDTTKTSSVLPAPAARPLVPPGFSNAVVEKKAHIPAREDKLPTIVQFSSQVEGNQSATDIASSNKKKGISDNIGVHQKHTLPSGGVSSSTEFVPKILKGTEEWEADAMDDKYSIEKQGMPKNGGSAGKDNSISILEEFFGNALSKGSGNLPTYVESQQLNTGADMMASSVPESSKFARWFRDEDSKPSEDLPSKSLLSMIVNNDKPGPQNIAPGPTLSDGAIHQNLSSKLTTDKFDASSRLLPFPSPAPAGGIQEQYRHAAIPEPAPVMMTCEDLEQAMLAQVASNSGSTQKSAVQRHQAVLDEPAAKQKVAVDNHASHHLLSLLQKGTDSKGSSPFGFHIGSADEPQSSDVNAMANGGIYGTVPSNKTETVPINKTETIPASGKSVTLEALFGAAFMNELHSKDAPVSIRGSAFSHEGYYPGEEALTFNSNEGGDPFKEPRTGIEYRNTSFSGPSQGTSFDKNGLEINLPEEDSLFTMNDSFGVRKPDMLPSLRSGRVEVQLPEKAVDDLNYKLQGLVPGDVEPAQVLGPDALGPRSHEQRYQVESQNLYHLLQGGRQPALAPRPMLDHVGNRSQQAPFDMPQAIRHDPRRSFPPNMNPMQHTLNAPGVPHVDPAAHHLMLQRMSGSFPAEGLPRGVLPSQPVHQAAGYRPEMNNVNNFHMHPRQPSYGDFGLMPPGPSGPEVRGNHPDAFERLMQMELTARSKQIHPAMAGPVPGGGMYGPELDMNLRYR, encoded by the exons aTGAGCTCCGAGGCCCCCAA GAACATGAGGACGGTCTACTCGAGGGAGTTCCTGATCTCGATCGGCGAGTCGGACCGCTGCAAGAACCTGCCCCCCGGCGTCAACCTGTCGCTCCTCAA CGAGCTGCAGGAGGCGTCGTCGGTGGCGTACGAGAGGGGCAACAGGGGCCAGTACACGACGCCCCTGGGAAGGTCCGACGGGTCCGGGGGTTACACTTACTCGTCGCGTGGCGGGAGCTCCGGCGGAAGGTGGGACACTCGCTCGACGGGGTCGAGTGACCGGGAAGGAGACTTTCCTGACCGCGACTCGCTGACGCAGG ATAGGAATAATGGAACCCAATACAAACGCACTTGGCAAAAAGTAGAACATGATGGCCTGCTGGGAAGCGGTGGATTCCCTAGACCATCAGGATATGCAGGGCCGCCGGCGGCCAAGGATCGTGGGAATGCGCCTCAGCCAAACAGGACAGCTGAGCGCTATCAGCCACCACGCCCTTACAAG GCTGGACCTCTTTCACGAAAAGATGTTGACTCAATGAATGATGAAACATTTGGGTCTTTTGAATGCTCAAATGACGATAGAGCAGAAGAAGAAAAGAAACGAAGAG CATCATTTGAATTGATGAGGAAAGAGCAACATAAATCTCTGCAAGAAAAGAAGAGTGGTCCTGGTGATGACATCATGACGATGTTACAGAATTCTACTGAAAACTTAGGTTCCGCAACTAACAGTGGGAAGCCAGATGGAATAGTGCCCTCAGTTTATCAAGATACCACTAAAACATCTTCAGTTCTACCAGCTCCTGCGGCGAGGCCACTTGTCCCGCCTGGTTTCTCAAATGCAGTTGTGGAGAAAAAG GCTCACATTCCTGCTAGAGAGGATAAATTACCGACTATTGTGCAATTTAGTAGCCAAGTAGAGGGAAACCAGTCAGCAACAGACATCGCCTCAAGCAACAAAAAGAAGGGCATTTCTGACAACATTGGTGTACATCAAAAGCACACACTTCCATCTGGAGGCGTTTCCTCTTCAACTGAATTTGTTCCTAAAATTCTGAAAGGAACTGAGGAGTGGGAAGCTGATGCAATGGATGATAAGTACTCCATTGAGAAACAGGGCATGCCAAAAAATGGTGGTTCAGCTGGGAAGGACAATTCAATCTCAATCTTGGAAGAGTTCTTTGGCAACGCATTGTCAAAAGGCAGTGGCAATTTACCGACATATGTTGAG AGTCAACAGCTGAATACGGGTGCTGATATGATGGCCTCTTCTGTACCAGAATCATCCAAATTTGCTCGCTGGTTTCGTGATGAAG ATTCAAAACCTTCAGAGGACTTGCCATCAAAGAGCCTGCTCTCCATGATTGTGAACAATGACAAACCAGGCCCACAAAACATAGCCCCTGGTCCAACATTGTCTGATGGTGCTATTCATCAGAATTTATCATCAAAATTAACTACCGATAAATTCGATGCTTCATCAAGGCTACTACCATTTCCATCTCCTGCACCTGCTGGTGGTATCCAGGAACAGTACAGGCATGCTGCTATCCCAGAGCCAGCTCCAGTTATGATGACATGTGAGGATCTTGAGCAGGCGATGCTGGCACAGGTTGCTAGCAACAGCGGTTCTACTCAGAAGAGTGCTGTACAGAGGCATCAGGCTGTTTTGGATGAGCCAGCCGCCAAGCAGAAAGTAGCTGTAGACAATCATGCATCACACCATCTTCTTTCATTATTACAGAAGGGAACAGATAGCAAGGGGTCATCTCCGTTTGGTTTCCACATAGGATCAGCTGATGAACCACAGAGTTCTGATGTAAATGCCATGGCCAATGGTGGTATATATGGAACTGTTCCGAGTAACAAAACTGAAACTGTTCCGATTAACAAAACTGAGACTATTCCTGCTTCAGGGAAGAGCGTGACCTTGGAAGCATTATTCGGGGCTGCATTTATGAATGAGCTCCATTCCAAGGATGCACCAGTTTCTATTCGGGGATCTGCATTCAGTCATGAAGGGTACTACCCTGGTGAAGAGGCTCTGACCTTTAACAGCAATGAAGGCGGAGATCCTTTTAAAGAACCAAGAACCGGGATAGAGTACAGGAATACATCATTCAGTGGTCCAAGTCAGGGTACTAGCTTTGACAAGAATGGGTTGGAAATTAATCTGCCTGAGGAAGACAGTTTGTTTACAATGAATGACTCTTTCGGTGTTCGAAAGCCTGATATGTTGCCATCACTGAGATCCGGTAGGGTGGAGGTGCAATTACCTGAGAAGGCAGTTGATGATCTTAACTATAAGCTTCAAGGCCTTGTGCCTGGTGATGTAGAACCTGCTCAAGTACTTGGTCCTGATGCTCTGGGGCCTCGTTCCCATGAACAGCGTTATCAGGTCGAGTCCCAGAATCTTTACCATCTTCTACAGGGTGGCAGGCAACCTGCACTGGCTCCTCGGCCGATGCTGGATCACGTTGGTAACAGGAGTCAGCAAGCCCCATTTGACATGCCACAAGCGATACGGCATGATCCCCGCCGTTCTTTCCCACCTAACATGAATCCTATGCAACACACACTAAATGCTCCAGGGGTCCCTCATGTGGATCCTGCTGCCCATCATCTTATGCTGCAGCGCATGAGTGGAAGCTTTCCAGCAGAAGGCTTGCCAAGAGGTGTTCTGCCATCTCAGCCTGTGCATCAGGCGGCTGGTTATAGACCTGAGATGAACAATGTAAATAATTTCCATATGCACCCTCGCCAGCCCAGCTATGGAGACTTTGGGTTGATGCCGCCAG GTCCATCGGGTCCAGAGGTGCGAGGCAACCACCCAGACGCCTTCGAGAGGCTGATGCAGATGGAGCTCACAGCCAGATCAAAGCAGATACACCCAGCCATGGCCGGCCCTGTACCAGGCGGCGGAATGTACGGGCCCGAGCTCGACATGAACCTGAGATACAGATGA